A section of the Methanoculleus taiwanensis genome encodes:
- the larE gene encoding ATP-dependent sacrificial sulfur transferase LarE, with translation MAMLERLDEVLKSYGPFAVALSGGTDSSVLLAYAHGLGLRVMGISVDTGMSPPGELEAAERLAAGLGVPYTLVRQEMLSIPEVQENLPNRCYVCKREMMRAIIREAKRYGYMVVADGTHAGDLPGDRPGMAALRELGIVSPFAEVGMDKDDIVTLAAVLKIPVHPPSSCLATRIPAGSPLTRECLEMVGRAETLLRGVVAGMLRVRCVGRRAFIEADPAEHPLILPLLPEIKRLGFTDAVLVPGGYRQGGADAWKR, from the coding sequence ATGGCGATGCTTGAACGGCTTGATGAGGTGCTGAAATCCTACGGACCCTTTGCGGTCGCGCTCTCCGGCGGAACCGATAGTTCGGTGCTCCTCGCGTATGCACACGGCCTCGGGCTCCGGGTCATGGGGATCAGCGTCGATACCGGAATGAGCCCACCCGGAGAGCTTGAAGCCGCAGAGAGGCTCGCCGCCGGACTCGGCGTGCCGTACACTCTCGTCCGGCAGGAGATGCTGAGCATCCCGGAGGTGCAGGAGAATCTCCCGAACCGCTGTTACGTATGCAAGCGGGAGATGATGCGGGCGATCATCCGTGAAGCGAAACGCTATGGCTATATGGTCGTCGCCGACGGAACCCATGCAGGCGACCTCCCCGGAGATAGGCCGGGTATGGCGGCGCTCCGGGAGCTCGGCATCGTCAGTCCCTTTGCGGAAGTGGGTATGGATAAGGACGATATCGTCACTCTTGCTGCAGTTCTCAAGATCCCGGTACACCCACCCTCGTCCTGCCTCGCCACCCGCATACCGGCAGGCAGTCCCCTCACCCGGGAGTGCCTCGAGATGGTGGGACGGGCTGAAACACTGCTCCGCGGCGTGGTGGCCGGCATGCTCCGGGTGCGGTGCGTCGGCAGGCGGGCGTTCATCGAGGCCGACCCCGCGGAGCATCCGCTCATACTGCCGCTTCTCCCGGAGATCAAGCGCCTCGGCTTTACGGATGCCGTCCTTGTTCCCGGCGGTTACCGGCAGGGAGGTGCCGACGCATGGAAGCGGTGA
- a CDS encoding DUF2150 family protein, with translation MARKKSTTEAEPMKLFYIFYNQERWNNWIQSLEQASFEAQEDEDVSEGLQVLYSFTEDITISVLKIIRLYQNGRFTAEEAKEKLDDVELIVMTGLPEGELEEIVGSLQLTLLVLFTSCRKYLDGGYETDIKSLVKKGKALGEDDLEEGLEIAAQIGASVIDGATCCARYIKDDMENPTLFEEWLIEIDTMANAVKSLSKFDEEPGEAS, from the coding sequence ATGGCTAGGAAGAAGAGCACCACTGAAGCAGAGCCGATGAAGCTCTTTTATATTTTTTACAATCAGGAACGCTGGAATAACTGGATACAATCACTCGAGCAGGCGAGCTTCGAGGCGCAGGAGGACGAAGACGTCTCCGAAGGGCTCCAGGTACTCTATAGTTTCACCGAAGATATCACCATCTCGGTGCTGAAGATCATCCGCCTCTACCAAAACGGGCGGTTCACGGCGGAGGAAGCGAAGGAGAAACTCGATGATGTAGAACTGATCGTCATGACCGGTCTTCCCGAAGGAGAACTCGAGGAGATCGTCGGCTCACTGCAGCTCACGCTGCTCGTGCTCTTCACCTCCTGCCGGAAATACCTCGATGGCGGCTACGAGACCGACATCAAGTCACTGGTCAAGAAAGGCAAGGCGCTCGGTGAGGATGACCTCGAGGAGGGGCTTGAGATCGCCGCCCAGATCGGAGCAAGCGTCATCGACGGGGCAACCTGCTGTGCACGCTACATCAAGGACGACATGGAGAACCCGACACTCTTTGAGGAATGGCTCATCGAGATCGACACGATGGCCAACGCTGTAAAATCGTTAAGCAAGTTCGACGAGGAGCCCGGAGAAGCGTCGTGA
- a CDS encoding DUF5814 domain-containing protein has product MISDKARFRAARRLERAAGFRLPDKAFSGGFLEAVGTAINYEHLDRALRTQLLAFFEEFLGCTCKGSPLCGCPERKFAEHIIELRELGLDHRQISAHLLDEYGIDLYPADILSYLEDSVHMLEAIRDIAELQGREKLAENAYDHIRKIEH; this is encoded by the coding sequence GTGATATCGGACAAAGCCAGATTTCGCGCCGCACGAAGGCTTGAGAGGGCAGCAGGGTTTCGCCTCCCGGACAAAGCCTTCTCCGGAGGCTTCCTCGAGGCGGTGGGGACGGCAATCAACTACGAGCATCTCGATCGGGCGCTCCGTACACAACTCCTCGCATTCTTCGAGGAGTTCCTCGGCTGCACCTGCAAAGGTTCGCCCCTCTGCGGCTGTCCTGAACGAAAGTTTGCCGAACATATCATCGAGCTTCGTGAGCTCGGCCTCGATCACCGGCAGATCAGCGCACACTTACTCGATGAGTACGGGATCGATCTCTATCCGGCGGACATCTTAAGTTACCTCGAGGACTCCGTCCACATGCTCGAAGCCATACGGGATATCGCCGAGCTGCAGGGCAGGGAGAAACTCGCAGAGAACGCATACGATCATATCCGCAAGATCGAACACTGA